The genomic DNA TATCCTTCCTATGCTGGCAGGCAGCGGCAGGTTTTCCTTTATGAGTTTTACCGCTTCCTGGTACCTGCCGTTTGCAATTAGCCCCACATAACCTTGACAGTCGGTGTGAGCCGGACAAGCTTGGCGGCAGGGCGGCCTGCAGTCTCCTATGTGGTTGGACAAAAGGAGTTCTAAAGCCATCTTCCTAGCTTTCCGGATCTTTTTATTATCCGTATAGATTACCATTCCCTCGCTGATTTCCGTCGCGCATGCCCTGAGGAGTTTTGGTGCACCCTGCACTTCCACAAGGCAAAGTCCGCAGGAACCGTATATCTTGACTCTCTCGTCATAACACAGGGTGGGGATTTCTATCCCATTTTCCCTCGCGACTTCCAAGATGGTTTGCCCTTTATAGCCTTTTACTTCTCTTCCGTTTATGTTGAGACTAATCTTCTCCATGTCTTCCCCTCCCTCGCCTTATTCTACGTATACTGCTCCAAAGCGGCAGACTTCCATGCAAGTGCCGCACTTGGTGCAGTTTTCCTGGATTATCTCGTAAGGCTGTCCTTTCGAACCCTTTATGGTATTTACAGGGCACTTGCGGGCACATAGGCCGCAGCTTTTGCATTTTGCCGGGTCAATTCTGTAAGTTATAAGAGCTTTGCACTGTTTGGCCGGGCATTTTTTGTCTTTTATATGGGCTTCGTACTCATGGCGGAAGTATTTGAGCGTCGTAAGCACCGGATTTGGCGCCGTCTGCCCCAGGCCGCAGAGCGACCCCTCCTTGACGTTCATAGCGAGTTCTTCCAGCACTTCAAGGTCTTCTTCTTTGCCCTCACCCCTGCAGATTCTTTCAAGGATTTCCAGCATCCTCTTGGTGCCTATCCTGCAGTGGGTACACTTTCCGCAGGACTCCTTTTGTGTGAAGTCCAGGAAGAACCTCGCCATGTCCACCATGCAGGTGGTCTCGTCCATTACGATCATGCCGCCGGAGCCCATTATTGCACCGGTTTTAACGATAGACTCGTAATCTACCGGCGTGTCCAAAAGGGACTCCGGAATGCAGCCGCCGGAAGGCCCTCCAAGCTGCACGGCCTTTATCTTCCGGTCTCCTTTTATGCCGCCACCTATTTTGAAAATGACTTCCCTAAGCGGCACTCCCATCGGGACCTCTACAAGACCCCCTCTTTTTACCTTCCCTGCCAAGGCAAAGACTTTAGTGCCTTTGCTCTTTTCGGTACCTACAGAAGCGAAGGCTTTGCCGCTGTTTTGTATTATCCAGGGCACATTGGCAAAAGTTTCAACGTTGTTGATGTTGGTGGGTTTACCCATGTAGCCTTTTTGAGCCGGGAAAGGCGGCTTGAGCCTGGGCATCCCCCTTTCTCCTTCTAAAGATGCTATTAATGCCGTCTCTTCACCGCATACGAAGGCTCCCGCACCGGCCTTTATATTTATATCAAAGGAAAAGTTCATCCCCATAATGTTTTTTCCCAAAAAGCCCTTTTCTCTAGCCTGGGCTATGGCTATCTCCAACCTTTTAATGGCAAGGGGATATTCAGCCCTCACGTAGATATATCCAGCCTCAGCCCCGATGGCGTAAGCTGCTATTGCCATTCCTTCGAGCACCGAGTGTGGGTCGCCTTCCAAGACGCTCCTGTCCATGAATGCCCCCGGATCTCCTTCATCGGCATTGCACACCACGTATTTCGGTGTCCCGGGAGCAGTCCTTGTGGCATTCCACTTAAACCAGGTAGGAAAGCCCGCTCCTCCCCTTCCCCTCAGGCCTGAAATCTTTATCTCTTCTATTACTTCTTCAGGTGTCATCTCTTTTAAGGCTTTTTCTAAGGCTTTATATCCCCCTGCTTCTATATACTCGTCTATACATTCAGGGTCAATTTTACCACAATTTCTAAGCGCGATCCTTAGCTGACCTTCTATATAAGCCCTGTCCTCGTCCGAAAGAGCATTCTCGTTTACTACAATTCCCTTTTCCAAGTGATTCTCAAAAATATCCTTCACCACATCCGGCGTCACTTTCACGTACATCGTACTTTTCCCTTCGTCGTCCACCACTTCTACCAAGGGCTCTAAGTAGCACATCCCTATGCATCCCGCTTTTTTAACTTCCACGTCCAAATTTCTCTTTCTTACCTCGTCTTCCACCGCTTGGAGCACTTTATTGCCCCCCGCAGCAATTCCGCAGCTTCCCAGTCCAACTATCACCTTCATTCTCCTACACCCCCTCTTTTTCCGTCTCTTTCTTCAAAATTTCCCTTATGATGCCCCTGGCTTTATCCGGGGTAAGTTTGCCGTAAGCTTCACCGTCTATCATCATCACCGGAGCAAGGCTGCAGCACCCGAGGCAAGCCACGTTTTGAAGAGTAAAAAGCCCGTCTTTTGTAGTCTCTCCTTCATTAATTTTCAGTTCGTCGCAGAGGGCACTTGTGATTAGTTCAGCCCCGTTTACATGGCAGGCTGTGCCGTGGCAAACCATTATAAGATGCTTGCCTATGGGTCTCAATCTAAACTGAGCATAAAACGTGGCAACCCCAAATACTTTGGCGGGTTTTACTTTTATTTCCCGGGCGATATGGTAAAGCACCTTCCTGGGCAGGTATCCGTAGATATCTTGGGCTTTTTGTAGCACCGTTATGAGGCTGCCGGGGTTGCCCCTGTACTTTTCGAGCACCCCATCTAAAAGGGCAAGGTCTACTTCTTCATCCGGAAATCTGGCATCAAACCCCGATTCTTTGCACTCACAGCAACTCATCTATTTTTCCTCCCCTTTACAGAATTCGTACCAATAACAGATTGCACAATTTATAAATTATTTTATATTCTACATTACGCCTCTTTTTCCTTCCTGAAAAAAAGTTTTTTTACCTTGATATCCACCCTAAGCACGTTTAAAGCCGTCATATATTCTACCTTTTCCTTCACCTCCTGCTGGACTTTCTCCATCAAAGGCAAAATTGGAATCCCGTACTGTACCGTAAGTTCTAAACTAATCGCGACTCCGGAGCCATGGTTTTCAACGACAGCCCTCCCTCCGCCCCCTATTCCTTCTATGCTTCTTGCTACATGTAAAGCAATCTGGCTTATCACCGTATCGGCAACAGTATACCGTCCTAAATAGCTGTATGTGGGCCTCACCACCGACTTTTCCGTGACTATCTCCTGCCTACCCCGGCGGTAAAAAATTTTAAGGGGGTCTAAAAGATACCCCGAAAAGTATTTCTTTATCTCGAGCGTGGGCACAGGTATTACGTGTTTTCCATCTACAGTCCTTATCTTCCTTGCCTCTTCTATCTCCTTTTTAGTCGATACATCCTCAATATATACAACTCTTGTGGGCTCCGGAAGCTCCAACGTCCTGCAGATTGTCCTTACCATTTTTTCCGAAGTACCTATGACGAGAACTCTTTTTGCATCAATTTCCTTCACCTTCTCTCTGACTTCTTCGGCATGATGCGGATCCTGAAAAAGAGCCCTTTTTATCGCACCTACCCTCGTCTC from Caldanaerovirga acetigignens includes the following:
- the nuoF gene encoding NADH-quinone oxidoreductase subunit NuoF; this translates as MKVIVGLGSCGIAAGGNKVLQAVEDEVRKRNLDVEVKKAGCIGMCYLEPLVEVVDDEGKSTMYVKVTPDVVKDIFENHLEKGIVVNENALSDEDRAYIEGQLRIALRNCGKIDPECIDEYIEAGGYKALEKALKEMTPEEVIEEIKISGLRGRGGAGFPTWFKWNATRTAPGTPKYVVCNADEGDPGAFMDRSVLEGDPHSVLEGMAIAAYAIGAEAGYIYVRAEYPLAIKRLEIAIAQAREKGFLGKNIMGMNFSFDINIKAGAGAFVCGEETALIASLEGERGMPRLKPPFPAQKGYMGKPTNINNVETFANVPWIIQNSGKAFASVGTEKSKGTKVFALAGKVKRGGLVEVPMGVPLREVIFKIGGGIKGDRKIKAVQLGGPSGGCIPESLLDTPVDYESIVKTGAIMGSGGMIVMDETTCMVDMARFFLDFTQKESCGKCTHCRIGTKRMLEILERICRGEGKEEDLEVLEELAMNVKEGSLCGLGQTAPNPVLTTLKYFRHEYEAHIKDKKCPAKQCKALITYRIDPAKCKSCGLCARKCPVNTIKGSKGQPYEIIQENCTKCGTCMEVCRFGAVYVE
- the nuoE gene encoding NADH-quinone oxidoreductase subunit NuoE: MSCCECKESGFDARFPDEEVDLALLDGVLEKYRGNPGSLITVLQKAQDIYGYLPRKVLYHIAREIKVKPAKVFGVATFYAQFRLRPIGKHLIMVCHGTACHVNGAELITSALCDELKINEGETTKDGLFTLQNVACLGCCSLAPVMMIDGEAYGKLTPDKARGIIREILKKETEKEGV
- a CDS encoding Asp23/Gls24 family envelope stress response protein → MEVIAFVGKSGTGKSHRAHLVARQYGAELIIDDGLLIHGNRVVAGYSAKREETRVGAIKRALFQDPHHAEEVREKVKEIDAKRVLVIGTSEKMVRTICRTLELPEPTRVVYIEDVSTKKEIEEARKIRTVDGKHVIPVPTLEIKKYFSGYLLDPLKIFYRRGRQEIVTEKSVVRPTYSYLGRYTVADTVISQIALHVARSIEGIGGGGRAVVENHGSGVAISLELTVQYGIPILPLMEKVQQEVKEKVEYMTALNVLRVDIKVKKLFFRKEKEA